The genomic interval TTCCTTGGTTCAGCTAACCCATTTTGATGAGTGGCCTGCCCTCCTTTCATTATTGAAGTAGTGCCGACCCTTCTGGGTCCAGGCCCTCCAAGTGATTTTTTCTCCCCTTAAATCACCGTATTTGTAtcgataaatatatatatatatatatatatatatatatatataccaggtCAGAACAACGTGTAAAATACGTTTGCCTAGTTCGGCgaagtaattattttaaaaaaatagtatatattttataaaataattaaatttaatcaataatttaaagcatataggaaaaaatatgaaatctaaCAAATATTTATAGTTAATGATAGTTAAGTAGAGAATAATAAGTACATGTGTTGTATAgattaaatgataaaaacattAGTTCAGAATATAACATAGTGCAACACATTTATAACATCGATAGTTTTAACAAAGTTGTCTGCGATAAGTTTAATACAAGCCCAACAAAaacattagttcaaaatataatatagtccaacacatatttataacatcGATAATTTTAGCAATGATCCCAACAAAAATATCAGTTCAAAATATCAAtcctttgatatttttacaatGATGCGTCATTTTACAAGAATCATATCAGTTCTTGTAGATCTCTTGCATATTAGACTCATTCAGATAGCGAATGATTTGAATCTCTTATTAATTGTTTATTCTgtcctttttatttcttggtAATCTTTTGGTTTGAATCTggatatagtttttttttttttttttatctatataatatgcatataagttgaaatatatattttttttactaatttcttgattttcagttGTTTATCTCCCACAGAAGAGAATAGGGACTGGcctttcaaatgttcttctacaATTATTTGTTACTGCTTTTCAAGTTTTCACTATTTGTTCTTGTAATGTACGCTTGAGTGATTAAAGCAAGCACTGACGTTTGTTCTTAACTATggcattttattatttagacAGTAAATAAAAAGGTTCAATCTGGGGAAAGGGAAGAGTTGTGTGATGTCAGCTGTATTATCTATGTttgtcaaaaaatatatattattttacaaggtaatatttaaaaaaatatattatttttgtaaattacaTCATTTTAccaaattatctttattttttataatatatattgtgaaatatattgaaTGTTTCATTTCCTTCGTTGGTCagagtttattttcttttatttttttcatccttATCCATACAGTTAGTGTGTCAGTCGgccactttttttctttgttttttctttatgggTTTACGTCTTTCAGGTTTCCTTtaaaaattcaactcattttaattttttattattatttttttaaattttaatataaaatataataaataatttaacttttttaaattttaaaataataataataataaataatattttatcaacttaattcattttaatattcaaacgcaCTCTTAGTCAGTCAgtacatcttttttttcttgctttttattttttattttttacgcaGTTACATTTTTTACCCCGGTttgtataaaaatgataatgcCTGTCTTCAAATACCATTTGCATTCTGCGTCTTCTCTCCTctcatcttctcttttttttttggtcttcatatcttcattttttctgttgtttatttttccagcggttttttttttttctttcttatcatgTTTCCGTTTGTTCAAACCTtaaaattcttttctttatgtcttctttctattcttttctctatttcctCCTTTCTCCTCTGTGCCGCACCACCATGAGCCCCCTCTCCTCGGTGCAtgtttattttgtgatttttttcccttctgtGTTACTCTGTGTTTCTTTTCTTGGTGCATgtttcttttttgattttttaaactcttctgtctcagttttaaaaaatataaaaaaatcataattttatttaaaaatatttcattaatcactaagtaaaaataaaaattaaaaataaaatacaattcgGTAGAAATTTTCAATAGAAAATTTATGTGGGAATAGTATTTTCCATATAAAAATAGTGTACTGACACATCTGATAAAatataaaggataaaaataataaacccaaaaaaaaagcaTACAACAAAAAAGCATAAAAGTGATGGACCGACATAActgtgaaaaattataaaatccaaaataactTAATACTTAATGGATAAATATGTGAAAAGCTGAAAACTGattaagagcattagcattagattgatcattttcatcttcaaattttgatgaaaagtacatgtttttaTAAATCCAAAACATCTCTATCATaacctcacattggattagctattggattcatcaaaataataatattatattattttgttaataataatctttttaatttatttttttcatattttataattacactaactatatgttaattaataatttaatttgatacttaaattattatttctcaacttaAATGTATTGTGGTTCAAAattggaaaacaataatttaaataaataaaataatagttatagagtgtgaatagtaagtctttaaatttgaagatgaaagaaaatgtACTGCAGTTAAAAGCTTGACATTTgagcatatggtgaatccaatactaagattttaaaactaaaattatcaaattttgaagatttgacTCGTTTGATGAGTCAAATGCTGGTGCTCTAAAGGATAAGAAAATAACTGCTCCCAAAGTTGCAGTAATGACTTAGCGTTGATTTAACAGAAAATTAACGGAAAACAATAATTTCCGTTTAATGGCATTAAATAGCCACTTATATGATAGAAGAGATATATTTTTCGTAAGTAGTAAGATATATCAATTGAGTAGGAAATTTCAATAATTACTTCATTataattagtaaaatattaataaaaataattaaagagattTGGATTTAGGATCAAAGGATTGGTCCTTAGCCTTTTCTATTATTGTTGGATAGACCAAGGGAAATCGGGATGATTTAAACTGAATGTAAATTGGAGCTCAATGGGAAATCCGGGGCCCTTGGTTGCTGGTGGCATAGTGAGAAATGATCGAGGTGACCTGGTGTGTGAATTTGCGTATGCTACAGGCAATAGTTTGAATAATGTGGATGAGGTTATGGGATTACTTTATGGCCTTCGACATGTGTGCTCTTTGGGTATAACAGATGTGGAAATTGAGATGGActcactacttgtcatccaacGGGTAAAAACTAAGGGGTGTGGATTACGGTACTTGAGAATTATTGGAAAGAAATTCTAGAAAGACTTGAAGGAATCAATTACTTAACCAAGCACgtttataaagaaataaatgtaGCGACGGATAATTTGTCTCGTTTGGAAGCTAAGGGTCAAAATGACGTGTGGAGATCTTACTTAGATATCCCTACGTTACTGAAAGGAATTATTAGACTAGATAAGGAAGGTTTCCTTTACCTTAGGAaagttaaataatttgttttattggttATAAGTGAGTTTTATTGTATTACCATTGTATTTTTTCGCCACAAGTatagattttaataaatttgaggAGATGTCGCTATTAAACACGCACCGCGGGAGAGGGGGGATGGGGTAATCGAGTAATTGACTGGTGGTCCTGAAATTGGAAGCCTTGGCAAATTGGACTTTGttgttttattagaaaataatttgatCGAAAGTCCAACATACTTCTCCTCAAGTTTCGTTGCAAAACATCCACATTTCCTTGAGAAAGCCAAAGGCAAATTGGACCTTGTTGTTTTattagtaaataatttgatcgAAAGTCCAACATACTTCTCCTCAAGTTTCGTTGCAAAACATCCACATTTCCTTGAGAAGGccaaattcaaattgaaatttataaagaTATGGCATATGTGttatgattgaaaaattataaaatttgatttttttaaaagagaaattttatttacaatcttaagTGAGAATTACGTATACAATCCCATTAAAGAATGAGAGTAAAAGGAGaagaaatatcattttaaaatgaatattattttaattttaaaatttttttaaacataattaaatgaGTTTGGATGAACAGTTTtcaaatagaaattatatatagagtaactcttttttaaatataaatgtgAGTGAATTtctgattttagaaaaaataataaaatacaagaGCAGCTAGGGACAtatgcctattttttttaaagaaatgttatttattatttattatttatatatatatatataaatatgtttgtatttaaataaaaaagataaaaatgaagaatatatatgctatagaaatgaatttttcttacaaaagGGATCCAATCCAAACACCGAATCAAGCGGCGGTATCTTCCTTCCACCTCCTCCTCGTTTAgcaaaaaagtaaacaataGCCCCTCCTCAATCCTCCCTCCCTATTTTCCTGAACGCAAGCCCGTTTAATCCAACCCATGGCGAGATCCATGAGAGCCACCGCCCGGCAAATACCATCTCCATCTCCTACCGTCACCGTCACCCTAGAAAACCCCACcgcctccccctccccctcctctCAGCCCCAAGAACACCAGCAACAACAGCAACAGCCGCAAACTCTCGTCCTCCGCCTGAATcgcaagaagaagaaggtaaCTTGGAAGGAGGGCACCGTGGACAACGAGTTCATGCAGAAGAAGAGCTCCAAGAAGTGCTGCATCTTCCACAAGCAGAAGCCCTTCGACGACGACGACAGCGACCAAGACGACGACGAACCCTTAAACGAAGACCACGCCTGTTGTTCGCAGGATCACTGATCGCTTTGTAAGTCTACGATTTCCTAAAAATCTTCGCAATTctcgattttttttcttttgtttattttggggTTTTATAGAAGAATTCGAAGTAGGGTTTAATTTGGTTAGAGGATTCATCTGGAAATCTAGATTTAAGTTGAAGAACCAGATTCTAATGTTGATTTAATTTCGTTATCTCATTGtagttgtttttttaattaatttgtttattcatttcctctatttttctttaagaacggataattttcaaataattttctgtaTGAGAGTATTatgattgattttattttccaCAGCTTACATTGGTTCCAGTTTGGAAACGTCTTTGCGGAAATTTGTTAGATTTGGCTCTGGTAGATTATGTTCTAAGAATCTCAGGggcaaagaaaaaatttcttttgtgaTAGTTGCAATAAATTGATAACAAAAGcccgtttttcttgtagatatatataagtttttccTCCATTTATGAATTACCTAAACACATtattaatatcttttatttagatCGTTCAGGAACTCCCACGTTGcgttattaattttattttctttcgttCTCAATTGTATCtaggttttattaaaaataatgtttttttataggagcttggttttaggatttttgtaaTCCCATTGCTCCTCTTTGTATAATGTACGTACTCCTCCATCATAAGTAAGTgctaatcaataaaattgtagTATTGTCATCttcttaaacataaatataagtACGCGGTGTCTATGTAGCAACACTCATTTTGTTATAACTTATGAATCCGAAAATATGTTCGATGTGTAGCAGATGGAAGAGAACCATTTTCAATCCCTGTAGTGCAACGATATCCTTCTAGTTCTAGCTAcgacattatatatatggatccCATGCACATATAAGTTTGATGACCACAGCCTACTAGATTTTGGCAATATGTACAGATGCATAGCCATCAAGCATTGGACGGTTGAAACCGGCCAGTACTATTGTGCGATAACGTGAATGCTTGAAATTATATTGTGacagatataatatatatatatatatatatatatatggacatgATGATCTTGATAAGCTTTTCTTGAAGGTAATAATAAGtcatggtgttttttttttgcctgAGTAATTAAGAGTATTACTAAAGCAgatcaaagaaaaatagaatatcATGATGACAAGTGCATGCATGTCGGGTATCGATAAAGACTTCATTGCGTTTGGATGGTAAGACTATCTTAGTCTTACCATCCAAACGCAATGAAGTCTTTATCGGGTGGGCATATTCCGCGTCCCACATCGATCTGGGTTGTATAAGTGATTACCGTGACTGGTCCTTTTGGGGTATTATGCAGATTAGGCTAGGGCATTCATGGATCGTGACAGCTTCAACTGGGAACCAAGCCAACAATAAGATCAACTTCTCTTCAATAGGAAACTTGTATCTGAAATAGTTTTTCAGCATGTAAATTACTGTATTAACATGGGAATCACCTGCCACTTTTCTGGTGCTAAGATGCGAGGAAATGTGGGATACTGTCACTAGTCACTAGGTGACAACCTAACAATTCCATCGCATATATAACTGGAGTGAGCCGAGTGGCTAGTATTTAGAGGAGGATTTTGTTTGTGAGAATATAGGAGACAAAAGTCTATATCTTTTTTTGATAGACTTaggtctcatttggttacataaatgagatgagatgagatgagatgagaaatatgtgaataatagtgagatagtttgtgaatagtagtgaaatggtttgagttaagatgttttatgaggttttgg from Juglans microcarpa x Juglans regia isolate MS1-56 chromosome 4S, Jm3101_v1.0, whole genome shotgun sequence carries:
- the LOC121262509 gene encoding protein phosphatase 1 regulatory subunit INH3, whose protein sequence is MARSMRATARQIPSPSPTVTVTLENPTASPSPSSQPQEHQQQQQQPQTLVLRLNRKKKKVTWKEGTVDNEFMQKKSSKKCCIFHKQKPFDDDDSDQDDDEPLNEDHACCSQDH